The following are from one region of the Rhinoraja longicauda isolate Sanriku21f chromosome 33, sRhiLon1.1, whole genome shotgun sequence genome:
- the LOC144609015 gene encoding uncharacterized protein LOC144609015 isoform X1 has translation MQQPRYCMEQSLRPTETTLTIDHPFTLVHGHAFSIRSSQRHHDTYVLLKSRRPFAVQAHELLCITPADTSKAAWLKTRWRDQWKSAEPSRLHRSSGEPTDIPGQDLPREQWITLDRLRTGVGALWSGDEEVGSRGQCPLRVWGPNTDGGAHSHQLPQIPPTEW, from the coding sequence atattgcATGGAACAGTCCCTTCGCCCCACTGaaaccacactgaccatcgatcacccgttcacactagttcacggGCATGccttctccatcagatcgtcacagagacaccacgacaCGTACGTGCTcctcaagtcacggcgcccctttgccgtgcaagcccacgagctgctctgtatAACACCGGCTGAcacttccaaggccgcctggctcaagacgagatggagagaccagtggaagtcagcggaaccatctaggctacaccggTCCAGCGGTGAACCCACGGacatccctggccaggacctgccccgagagcagtggataaccctcgaccgcttgaggacaggcgttgGGGCGCTATGGAgtggcgatgaagaggtggggtctcgtggacagtgccctctgcgagtgtggggacccaacacagacggtggagcacatagtcaccagttgccccaaataccgcccaccgaatggtga
- the LOC144609015 gene encoding uncharacterized protein LOC144609015 isoform X2 produces MQQPRSSQRHHDTYVLLKSRRPFAVQAHELLCITPADTSKAAWLKTRWRDQWKSAEPSRLHRSSGEPTDIPGQDLPREQWITLDRLRTGVGALWSGDEEVGSRGQCPLRVWGPNTDGGAHSHQLPQIPPTEW; encoded by the coding sequence atcgtcacagagacaccacgacaCGTACGTGCTcctcaagtcacggcgcccctttgccgtgcaagcccacgagctgctctgtatAACACCGGCTGAcacttccaaggccgcctggctcaagacgagatggagagaccagtggaagtcagcggaaccatctaggctacaccggTCCAGCGGTGAACCCACGGacatccctggccaggacctgccccgagagcagtggataaccctcgaccgcttgaggacaggcgttgGGGCGCTATGGAgtggcgatgaagaggtggggtctcgtggacagtgccctctgcgagtgtggggacccaacacagacggtggagcacatagtcaccagttgccccaaataccgcccaccgaatggtga